GTGCGTGCACCGGCGTTTCTCCGGACGCGGTGATGCGCAGCCGGAAGACGAGGGTGGGGCCGGCGGCGTACGGGTCGGCGCGTACGCCGGTGCAGGTGAAGGTGAATTCCGTCATGGCCGCCGCTCCTCCTCTGCTGCCCCGGCCCGGCGTTCGATGTGTTCGAAGAAGGCCTGCAGATCGGCACGGGCCTCGGCTCCGCCGTCGAAGCCCTGCCACAGCAGGCGCATGCGTCCCACCAGCTCGTAGCAGATGTCGATCGGTACGAGATAGCACTGGGCCCGGCCCTCGGAGCGGCGCAACAGCAGTGCTTCCACATCGGGTTCGAGCAGTTGGGACAGGCGGCTGGTGCCGAGGACCGTCTGCCAGGTGGCGGGATCGAGTTCGCTCTCGGTGGCTCCGGCGGGGCTCGGGTAGAGCGCCACGAGCCGGTCCAGTGCGGCGTTGCGGAAGAAGAAGGCGACGCTGACCGGGATCTGCAGGAGCTCCCACGCGTTGTCGTCGAGCCGGTGGTCGCGGTCGACGAGGTAGCGGTCGGGGACGCTCAGGAACCTGCCGTGGGCGGCGCCGGGCCGTTCGAAGAGCAGGGCGCACGGGGTGCAGGCGCACGCGAGCGCACGCTGCTCAATGTCCACCAGGTGCCTGTGGCCGCCCTCGGTCACGGGCGCGCCGCAGAGTTCGCAGCGCTCCTGCCGGGGTTCGCGGGGTCCCGCGAACCGCCGCAGCGCGTGTACGCCCGAGGCGGGCGCGCTCACGGTGTCCTGGCCGGGGTCGGCCGGGCGGTTGCCGCGTGCTGCGGGGGGCGGGTGCCGATCTGGAGGAGTGCCGGTTCCGGGGTGGCGGTGGCGGACTCCATCTCGACCGTGGTCACCTCGGGTGCGAAGCAGGCCAGGGCGTTCTCGATGGATTTCTGTGCCGCCGACTCGCCGGTGCACCCGCAGCCGCCGGTGCCGGTGGTCCGCAGGCGCAGGGTGCCCGTGACCTCGTCGAAGGCCACCACCTCCACGGGGTCACGCACCGCGGCGAGGGCCCGCCCGATGCGTGCGCCGGTGTCCTCGGGGTGCAGGTCGTGCAGGACCAGCAGGCTCGACACGAGGTCGTCGCCCAGGAGTTCTTCCAGGGTGTCACCGGTTTCGCGGCCCGGTGCGGTCCGGAGCACGTCTAGGATCCGGGCCAGCCCGGCGCCGTAGAAGTCCATCAGGACCCGTACCAGTTCCTCGGCCGTCGCGGAGGCCTTGGGATCACCGGCTGCCGACAGCTGCTCCAGCACTTCCTCGATGCGCCGGCCGGCCTGCTCCGCATCGAGCGC
This sequence is a window from Streptomyces sp. NBC_01217. Protein-coding genes within it:
- a CDS encoding DUF5947 family protein, with amino-acid sequence MSAPASGVHALRRFAGPREPRQERCELCGAPVTEGGHRHLVDIEQRALACACTPCALLFERPGAAHGRFLSVPDRYLVDRDHRLDDNAWELLQIPVSVAFFFRNAALDRLVALYPSPAGATESELDPATWQTVLGTSRLSQLLEPDVEALLLRRSEGRAQCYLVPIDICYELVGRMRLLWQGFDGGAEARADLQAFFEHIERRAGAAEEERRP